One stretch of Methanomassiliicoccales archaeon DNA includes these proteins:
- a CDS encoding DsrE family protein produces the protein MADSILVLVTKPPYGTEDAFAGLRLALAMLASGTVGKTTVLLIGDGTLNAVASQKAEAIEMPSNVEAIQDILDFDAPVYCVHEDLAERVGEVATIEGVKMVNWEEARSILSEHQLVTTF, from the coding sequence ATGGCGGATAGCATTCTTGTGTTGGTTACTAAGCCACCTTATGGGACTGAAGACGCATTTGCAGGTCTACGTCTCGCGCTTGCCATGCTCGCGAGCGGTACGGTTGGCAAGACTACCGTGCTGCTGATCGGAGATGGAACTCTGAATGCGGTTGCGTCACAAAAAGCTGAAGCAATCGAAATGCCATCTAACGTCGAGGCTATACAAGATATATTGGATTTTGATGCGCCTGTGTATTGCGTGCATGAGGATCTCGCTGAACGCGTAGGCGAAGTGGCAACGATTGAGGGAGTCAAAATGGTTAATTGGGAGGAGGCGCGCTCGATCCTATCGGAGCACCAGCTTGTTACGACATTCTAG
- a CDS encoding DsrE family protein, whose translation MSKVLTIQIRSGTMMNMDANVMVKIARVAVEKGYRVNIFGYGEGIMTIKEGQDPKRFPNIGNILKDLAKKGVTIAVCETCSAARGVKRGEEIVGSKIGSLTNDLSKFVAESDRMITLAR comes from the coding sequence ATGTCCAAGGTATTAACAATTCAAATAAGATCTGGAACAATGATGAACATGGATGCAAATGTCATGGTCAAGATCGCTAGAGTGGCGGTTGAAAAAGGTTATCGTGTAAATATTTTCGGATACGGCGAAGGTATAATGACTATCAAGGAAGGTCAGGATCCTAAAAGATTCCCTAATATCGGAAATATTCTCAAAGATCTGGCAAAGAAGGGTGTGACTATTGCCGTTTGCGAAACGTGCTCGGCTGCTCGCGGTGTCAAACGAGGCGAGGAAATCGTGGGCTCGAAGATAGGAAGTCTGACAAATGATCTCTCCAAATTCGTTGCTGAAAGTGACAGAATGATCACACTGGCCAGGTGA
- the tusB gene encoding sulfurtransferase complex subunit TusB translates to MLKSPGEYHSLDHMKKIASNSKKAAILFEDSVYFAIDKRRREELREIVDKVFVMRDDLLARGIDLGSDQAYEIIDYPRAVDLIMEEYDQTITV, encoded by the coding sequence ATGCTGAAATCACCAGGCGAATATCACTCGCTGGATCATATGAAGAAAATAGCCAGTAATTCAAAGAAAGCCGCGATTCTTTTCGAAGATTCCGTGTATTTTGCAATTGATAAACGACGCAGAGAAGAGCTCCGAGAAATTGTCGATAAGGTCTTCGTTATGCGGGATGATCTCCTTGCTAGAGGAATTGATTTGGGATCTGATCAAGCATACGAAATAATTGACTATCCGAGAGCAGTAGACCTCATAATGGAGGAGTACGACCAGACAATCACAGTGTAG